In the genome of Roseofilum reptotaenium CS-1145, the window GTTAAGGAAGATGGCAAATCATCGTAGGGTGGGGAGGAAAATAAGCGACATCATTTAAATTCTACAAGCAGAACCTGCCCACCGTACTGCGATACTTTAATTGATTCGCTAGACTTAATATTACCCCCTTTTAGGGAAAGTGACAGAAGAGGATCAATATATAGCGTTTCTCTCTTCTATGAGGTACAGCTTGAAGCCTTAGAACCTAAGCCATACAAGCTATTGCAAAGCAAGCCTAGCGCGAAGCGCTATATTTCTTATTATTTTTGGGGTTTAAATTATTGCCTAGTGTGAAGCGCTATAGAGCTATGTCTGTTGTTTAAGTTCCATTTATGAAAAGTTCTCCACTTTTTCGTCACAGTCGCCTTCGTTTAGCGTTTTGGTATGCCTTAGTGATGGGGGCAATTTTAAGTGTATCGGCGTTGGGTATGTATCGTTCCCTGGTGCGATCGAATTGGCAAGCAATGGAACGGGAAATGGAGTCGATCGCGGGAACACTTCACGATAGCTTAGAACCGATGTTGCCTGCCTCAGAAAACCCTACCACTGTGTTAAGGCAGATTTTGCCGGAATTGTGTTTAGTGGGACAACCGTGTAATTTTAATCCGACTTTAATTGAAAGACATACCATTGGTATTAGCGATCGCAGCACCTATTTCCTACGGCTGTTTAATCATCAGGGGCAACTGCTGGCTTTTTCTCCCAATCAACCGGCGAATCTTTCTGGCATCTTAAAGGATACTCCCTGGCAAACTCTCACCAGTGAGGGGATTCGTTATCACCAATTTACGATTATTTTACACTGTGCTTATCCTCATTCCGTTGGCGATCGCCACAATCACAAATCATCTTGGGGTTATTTGCAACTGGGACGAACTTTACAACCCTTTGATGCTGAAGTTAGACGCATACAAACGATCTTAGCGATCGGGTTTCCCCTAATTTTAGGGATAGTGGTGATGTCGAGTTGGTGGCTTTCCGGATTAGCCATGCAACCGATTTATCAATCGTATCAACAACAACAACAGTTTACCGCTAATGCAGCCCATGAGTTGCGATCGCCCCTGGCTAATTTGTTAGCAACCATAGAAGCCATGTTAAGAATACCCTCCTCAAAACCCGAAGATTTAACCCCAATGTTGCACACTCTAGAAAGACAAGGAAGACGCTTAAGCCATCTAATTACAGATTTACTCTTATTAACTCGTCTGGAAGATCGAGTCCCTTCTAACTCTTTTCAGTATTGTTGTTTAAACGATTTAGTTGGAGATCTGGTCGAAGAATTTTCCGAGGTAGCGATGAGGGCTGATATCGATCTCATTGAGCAAATCCCCGATCGCTCCATTCAGGTTTTAGGAGATGATTCTCAACTTTACCGTTTAGTCTCTAATTTAATCGCTAATGCTATTCAATATACCCCTAGTAAAGGTCAAGTCGTGGTGAGCTTAACCGTCAAAGAACGCCAGGCTTTGATTCAGGTTCGAGATACGGGAATAGGGATTGCCAAAGAGGAGCAACCGCGTATTTTCGATCGCTTTTACCGGGTTGACAGCGATCGCGCTCGAACCACAGGAGGTACAGGTTTAGGGTTAGCCATTGCCCGGGCGATCGCCCACCATCATCAAGGCGATCTTACAGTTACCAGTCAACTCGGCCAAGGGAGTTTATTCACTATTGCTCTTACCCTGATTCATTCTTGAGTAACTATCAATGTCCTGGTGAGTTAGTCATTCTTACAATTTACTTTACCAATAGGCTTTTAAATGCTACGATCATAGCCAAATCTTGGCTAGAAAAGTAACCCAAACATACAGTAAACCTGTGATCATGCTTTAAATGCCTAAGTATCAAGATATCTACCCATCTGAGCCACTCATTCAAAGCATTGGTTTAGTGCGCCCCACAGCAGCAGATTTACTGACTTTGGAATACTTTGAAGCAGAACCCGCTTCAATGCCTATCGATAAGTACGAACAGCATCATATTATCCTCAATCTAAAAGAAGAACCCCATCGTGTAGAAAATTGGCGCGACGGTGAAAATCGAGACTTTATCTACCACAAAAATGAAATTATTGTTACTCCTGCTGGTGTGTCAAGTGGTTGGAGATGGCATGTTAAGACTCAATGCATTATTATCACCCTCGATCCGGCTAAATTTGAAAGCTTTGCTCAAATTGAGTTAGGAATTTTACTTTCAACTCAACAATTAAAAGATTTACCCCAATTCCTCGATGAAGATATTACCCAGTCGGGAGTCCAACTCCTAGAGGCTTTACAATGTCAAATTGGTTCACAGGTAATGTTTGAATCCTTTGCACGTATATTTTTAACCAAACTAATTCTCAAATATGGGTTACAAACAGAAGAATATAATTTCTCTAAAAGCTTTATGGCTCAACAGTACAAGCAAGTTCTGAATTATATTGCCACTTATTATGGCAGTAACATTTTACTCGAAGATATGGCAGCCCAAGCCGGTCTCAGTGCTTCCCATTTTTCTCGTTTATTCAAACAAACAATTGGTCAAAGCCCTTATCAATTTTTGATGCATTACCGCATCGAACAAGCGAAGAAAATGCTTGATAATCCCAATACCTTGATGATTGATATCGCGATGAACTGTGGATTTTCCGATCAGGCTCATTTTTGTCGTGTATTTAAAAAGATAGCAAACCTCACTCCAAAACAATATAGGCAAAAGCAAGTATAGCGTTTCTCTCTTCTATGAGGTACAGCTTGAAGCTTTAGAACCTAAGCTATACAAGCTATTGCAAAGCAAGCCTATTACCTAGCGCGAAGCGCTATATAAACGATCCCATTCATTATATTGGGATGGTAAACAGCAGGAATTTTCAAAAAACTAAGCAAAAGCTTGCAAGAGATGTATTTTGATCTTCTGTAAATTAAACATATCAAGTTTAAGAGCAAAGGAGAGAGAAAAATGCAAAAGCCTCTTTTAGCGACTGCTACCGTTGCAGTGACTGCTACCGTTGCTATGCTGCAATTATCTCTCACGAATAATGCGGAAGCAGCAAATATGAAAGAAGTAAATTTTGAGAGTAATAATCAAAACTTAGTGGGAAATCTTTATCTTCCCGATGATTACCAAGAAGGAGATAAACTCCCCGGAGTCGTAGTCACTGGTGCTTGGACAACAGTAAAAGAACAAATGCCCGCAACTTATGCTGAAGAATTAGCAGATCGTGGTTATGCAGTTTTGGCTTTTGATTTTCGCAACTGGGGAAAATCTGGCGGAAACGAACGTCAGTTGGAAAATCCAGCCAACAAGACTCAGGATATTATTGCTGCGGCTCATTATTTAACCACACGCCCGGAAGTAGACACGAATAGAATTGGTGGTTTGGGTATTTGCGCAAGTGCCGGATATATGGCAGATGCAGCGGTACAAAGTGACGATATTCAGGCGATCGCTTTAGTGGCACCCTGGTTGCACAATCAGAAAATTGTTAATGAAATATATGGCGGCGAAGAATCCGTCAGAAGTTTGATCGATCTCAGTCAAAAGGCACAAGCTAGATATGAAACAACTGGGGAATTATCTTTAGCCCCTGCTGCAAGTACAACCGACAAAGATGCCATCATGTATCAAGTTCCCTACTACACAGAAACAGATCGGGGCGCTATTCCGGAGTATGTGAATCAATTTAACCTTGCTTCCTGGGAAGGCTGGTTGACGTACGATGCCATTACTATCGCCGATCGTTTAACTAAACCCGTGATGATTGTTCATTCACAAGAGGCGGCAATTCCTCAAGGTGCGCAACAATTTTACAGTCGTTTGTCAGGGGATAAACAACAACTTTGGTTAGAAGAGGTTACGCAGTTTGATTTTTATGACTCGCCTAATGCGGTGACTCAAGCTAGCGATGCCGTAGCAGAATACTTTGAACAAACGATTTAATTAGTATGAGGCGAGAAACCGGGTTTCTGAGATCCCCCACTTTACCACTTCACGGCTGCTGACTTATCCAAAACTGACGTTAGTTATAACTGATTGAGCGGATTTGATATGACACGATCGCTCACTGCTACTTGGAATCCCTCTATTAACCGATCGCCGAAAATTCTCATGAACCAGTTTCTTTCCACCACTATTGCAGGAGTATTTTTAATGACAACTACAGTTAATGTTGCTGATGCATTTGATGTAACAGCACTAGATAAAGCTGCGATTCATACCATTATTCACAGCGTGTCCACCTTAGCCGATCGAGGTGATTTTGAAAGTTTGGAAAAGCTTTTTGCCGAAGCAGTTAAAGTCGATTACACTTCAGCATTTGGTGGAGAAAGTGAACTAAAAAGTCCCCAAGCATTGATGACTCAATGGGCAAGCCTCTTACCGGGATTCGAGCGCACTCATCATCAACTCTCGAATATTGAAATCCAGATCAAGGGAAATAGCGCAACGGCTACAGCCGATGTTAGTGCCGATCATTATCTCAATGAAATGTTTTGGCAAATTGCAGGAAGCTATGAATATGGCTTCGTCAAAAAAGACGGACAATGGACGATCGATAAAATGACCTTTATCGCTGAGTCGGAAGAAGGCAGTCGCGATATTATTGCCCAAGCTCTGGAACAAGCAAAAATCAACTATTCCAGTTATCTACAACGCCAACAAGTCAAGCAAGTCGTTATTGATTTCTTGCAATCCTTGGAAGATAAAGATATGGATAAATTTGCGACTCTTTGGGCGGAAAATGCGATATTGGATATGCCTTTTTCTCCTGAAGGTTACCCCAAACGGGTAGAAGGAAAAGAGGCTTTAATTCAACATTATGCGGCCTGGCCCGAAATTAGCGGTCGAGCTGATTTTACCGATCGACTCGTCTTTTATCCCATGCAAGATGCCACCATGATTTTTGCTGAATGGTATGGTGATGTAGAGATGACTTCTACAGGAAAACAATACAAACAGCGATATGGCGGATTGTTTCACGTTGTTGATGGTAAAATAGAACTCTTTCGAGAATATTACGATCCAATGGTGTTCAGAGATGCTTTTGGTCTAGATGCTGATAAAAAGTAAAATGAATAAAGGGACATTTTATTAGGGAAGGGAAAGTTAAGACATTATACCAGGTAAAAATTCTCGTGTTTGATTCCGAAAAAGAGGTTATTGTACGATGGGAAGATTAGATGAGTACCGCCAAGCTGTTCTGGAAGTCATAGCAGAACATCATAAATATAAATCGTCTTATGGCGACCTAGAACAATTTATCATTAGCGATACGCAAAACGACCATTATCAACTGACAAGTATTGGCTGGAATGGCGATCGCAGAATATTTAGTTCCTTAATTCATATCGATATCAAAGGCGATAAAATTTGGATTCAGCATGATGGTACGGAAATTGGCGTGGCGAATCAACTGATTGAGTTAGGCATACCCCAAAAAGCGATCGTCCTGGGTTTTCACGACCCCAATGCTCGCAAGTTTACCGAGTTTGCGATCGATTAAAATTAGGAGATAGATTGAATCAACATATTGGAAGAGGTGGGATTGTGGACTGGAATTCGTTACGCAAGTCTTTGTCGGAGACCCAGAGATACGAGAAAATCCACTATTTAGCTGAAGAAGGCAATAGTACATTGGTCAAAACCTATCTCCAATGTAAAGGAGATCCAAATGTTGTAGGGGCTAATGGGGTAACCCCTTTATATTTAGCAGCACGAGAAGGCCATTTCGAGGTTGTGCGGCTTCTGGTCGAGAATGGAGCTGAGGTTAATCAAAAAGTATTGAGTGGCTCTCGAGAATCTTCTGCGATTTTTACGGCAATTTACTACAAGCGCGATCGCATTGTCGAGTTTCTCTTAAAAAATGGGGTAGAACCCGATATTTATTTAGCAGCAGCTTTGGGAGATCTCGAAACCTTAAAACATCTGCTCGCCGATGAGGATAATATTAATTCTCCCAATACCAATCTGGATAAACCTTCCCTGGGAGGAGCAAGTTTATTACATCTGGCAAGCTGCCGAGATTCACTTCCAGTCACGGAATTTTTGCTCGAAAAAGGAGCCGACATTCATATTCGCGATACATATGGCGATACCCCTCTCCATGATGCTGCCAGGCGCAATGCACTTGCCGTTGCGCGACTTTTGATCGATCGCGGAGCCAAGCTTGATGCCGAGCCAGAAAAAGAAGACACGCCCTTACATCGAGCCTGTAGATACGGTCATGTAGAGATGATAGAACTACTATTAGATAATGGAGCTGAGAGGAATGCACTCGGTTGGAATCATAAAACTCCTATCAATGAGGCTATTCAAGGAAATTACCCAGAAGCAGTGAAGGTGCTAATCGATCGCGGTGTATACTTGGGTGGCATTCGTTATTATACTTTTTATGGTAACGATAATACAGAGCATTCGAGCAAACGTCCGCTAACTTTAGCCAGAGAACTGGGAGATAGGGAAGAAATTATTGAGTTGCTAATTGCTAATGGAGCTAAGGAATTTGGCGACGATATTTTATCAGCAAACCCTTCCTTAGCCTTATTAGTTGGTGGCGTAATAGTACTCCTAGCCCATCTGTCTATGCATTACTTGTCCGCATTTCTATGCGATATCACAGCAACTCCATGTATACCTCCTCCTTATTAAGTTGGTTAGGAGGAATGGAAAGAAAGGATCGATTAGTTGCAGCTTCATAGAGAAATACTATTAGCCATTGCCTGGGCGATCGCCCACCATCATCAAAGCTATCTTACGGTTACCAGTCAACTCGGTCAAGGGAGTTTATTCACCATTGCTCTTAACCTGATTCATTCTTGAGTAACCATCGATTGGAGATCGCCTTGAAAGAAACCATCTCTCCATCAACTGGTTCTAGGGATTTGTACACCAAGCCCTCTCGTCTACTGGCATTTAAAGATGGGCCATCCGCATGAGAGAGCAACTCCTCAAGGGAAGAAAACTTATGGAAGACTTGAATAGATTCAGAGATGACGGGCACATGCTGCAAGCCGAGCTGTTGGACAAAAGAGAGCCGCTCTGATGCCGAGAAATATTGCTGGCGATCGATGTCCCAAATATCAAAGACAAACCAAGCCGGTTCTGTCAGCTTCTCGTTATTTTTCTGAATACCAGGACCAATTAACTCGCCTTGAATGGCTAGGTTCCGATTGAGTGGAGGCAGCAGTTCGAGCAAATCTAGCTTCAGAGCGACTTGCCAGAGAATATTGCGGGGCTTGTCGGGGCGATCGCACTTCAGGTCTAGGTTACGCGAGCAAACTCCAACCTCACCCTCTCGGACGTACACCGTCATGGAAGAGCCATCGAGCTTAACGGTTTCCTCAAAGGCAACATCCTCGAGAGTAGCAGCATAAGATTCCCAGAGGTTTTGAATCCGTTCTTGGTCGGTTTTCGGAATAACGCTAGGGAATGCTCCTTTCACCACCCCAGATAAAGAAGCTGGAATCGGAGGCTCGTATTTCTGCACTCCCAATAGCTCGGTGACATCATCCCCTATGGAGCAGTTGTGCTCTGCCAGTTCCGGAAATGTCCCTACCGGCAAGACCAAACCTTGGGAAAGTTGTTTGCGCAACTTGACGGTTCGCAAACGAAATCCCTCTTCTTCTCCCATACGTTTGAAGGAGCTAGATCGGAGAAATTCAAATTCAGGGCGAATGGGGAGAAAAGAATCGATCTCGAAGTAGACAGCCAGATCCCCCACCTGAAATTCGTTGCGCTTGGTGACCACTTGCCAGCCTCGTACCTGAACGACATCCAGCGAATCAGCATTGGGCACAAGCTGCGAAGACTTTATTTGCTCGATTGTTGCCAGTTTTCTCATTGTGTTTTCACCCAGAAAAATCTTTGTACATTTACCCTCTTAACCAACAATTATAGCTATTTTACTACAAAATGTATTATATGGCTCAAATTACTGTAGCGCTTTAGCAATATGAGCTGCCATAGTGCTATGGCACTACAACGGAGGGAGTATAATACATAATTTTCGCCCAGTTACGGCACGAGGTTGGGTTTCGCTTCTCAAGTCAACTTATACTGCATGGCACTGCGAGGTAGAACCCGTTCTACTTCCTCCACTGTTGTTTTACCCAGGATTACCTTATCGGTGGCTGCTTTGCGAAAGGACATAAAATCTGTGTTTTTCAAATGTCGGCGCAAGTCAGTGACTCCCCCTTCATAAATCAACTCGTGAATGGGATCGTCCACATTCAGCAATTCAATAATGGCCTCTCGTCCTAAATACCCTGACTGAAAACATTTAACGCAACCTTCTCCTTTACGCCACTCTTCTGGGTTGGCTTCATGTAAACCAATGCCTAATTTCTTTAAATCCTCTTCACTAGGGCGATAGGCTCTGCCACAATGGGTACAAACACGGCGCACTAAACGCTGGGCAATAATCCCGAGGAGTGCGTCACTAATCAAACCGGGATCGGGGCCGATATCCTTGAGCCGGGGAATGGCTCCTACGGCATCATTGGTATGCAAGGTGGTAAAGACTAAATGACCGGTTAAAGCAGCTCGGACTGCGGTTTCTGCGGTTTCATGGTCGCGAATCTCTCCGACCATAATGATATCGGGGTCTTGGCGCAAAATGGCCCGCAACCCAGCGGCAAAGGTCATCCCTGCTCTCTCGTGGACTTGGGTTTGGGTAATTCCGGGTAAGATATATTCTACGGGATCTTCAACAGTGACTACATTCACTTGCTCTGTGGCTACGGATTGCAAACTGGTATAAAGGGTACTGGTTTTCCCGGAACCAGTGGGCCCGGTGAGGATAATCATACCCTGGGGTTGCTTTAGCCAGTTTTGATAGATGGGTTGGGTTTTATGGTTAAAGCCGAGGTCTTCAATTTTACTAAAGGGATTTTTCCGAGGAAGGAGGCGGATCACGGCTTTTTCGCCACTGACGCAGGGAAGGGTGCTAACGCGCATATCCATGCCCAATTCTAGATTATCTTGGGTGGCATATTTTTCCCCAATCCGTCCATCTTGAGGGCGA includes:
- a CDS encoding nuclear transport factor 2 family protein; the encoded protein is MTRSLTATWNPSINRSPKILMNQFLSTTIAGVFLMTTTVNVADAFDVTALDKAAIHTIIHSVSTLADRGDFESLEKLFAEAVKVDYTSAFGGESELKSPQALMTQWASLLPGFERTHHQLSNIEIQIKGNSATATADVSADHYLNEMFWQIAGSYEYGFVKKDGQWTIDKMTFIAESEEGSRDIIAQALEQAKINYSSYLQRQQVKQVVIDFLQSLEDKDMDKFATLWAENAILDMPFSPEGYPKRVEGKEALIQHYAAWPEISGRADFTDRLVFYPMQDATMIFAEWYGDVEMTSTGKQYKQRYGGLFHVVDGKIELFREYYDPMVFRDAFGLDADKK
- a CDS encoding RNA ligase (ATP), encoding MRKLATIEQIKSSQLVPNADSLDVVQVRGWQVVTKRNEFQVGDLAVYFEIDSFLPIRPEFEFLRSSSFKRMGEEEGFRLRTVKLRKQLSQGLVLPVGTFPELAEHNCSIGDDVTELLGVQKYEPPIPASLSGVVKGAFPSVIPKTDQERIQNLWESYAATLEDVAFEETVKLDGSSMTVYVREGEVGVCSRNLDLKCDRPDKPRNILWQVALKLDLLELLPPLNRNLAIQGELIGPGIQKNNEKLTEPAWFVFDIWDIDRQQYFSASERLSFVQQLGLQHVPVISESIQVFHKFSSLEELLSHADGPSLNASRREGLVYKSLEPVDGEMVSFKAISNRWLLKNESG
- a CDS encoding alpha/beta hydrolase, with amino-acid sequence MQKPLLATATVAVTATVAMLQLSLTNNAEAANMKEVNFESNNQNLVGNLYLPDDYQEGDKLPGVVVTGAWTTVKEQMPATYAEELADRGYAVLAFDFRNWGKSGGNERQLENPANKTQDIIAAAHYLTTRPEVDTNRIGGLGICASAGYMADAAVQSDDIQAIALVAPWLHNQKIVNEIYGGEESVRSLIDLSQKAQARYETTGELSLAPAASTTDKDAIMYQVPYYTETDRGAIPEYVNQFNLASWEGWLTYDAITIADRLTKPVMIVHSQEAAIPQGAQQFYSRLSGDKQQLWLEEVTQFDFYDSPNAVTQASDAVAEYFEQTI
- a CDS encoding GspE/PulE family protein, producing the protein MQTSDLIPSAWQQLRQGSITCDEAIQLLVDSDRQLNLSLLDSEVSSRFWREFPDRQNLPPIIPLLLWRNCYYLGSPVMVENDRIREMSDRTLTDIKIIPISQKSYSSWHHTRNFDHTRISAAPLVNPITGELEQENITEVTELYLSKAVGQISRIKTIISGALRNRASDVHLEPLPQGLRVRYRIDGVLRDITTLSAEVSRKVIVALKVMSNMDIAESRRPQDGRIGEKYATQDNLELGMDMRVSTLPCVSGEKAVIRLLPRKNPFSKIEDLGFNHKTQPIYQNWLKQPQGMIILTGPTGSGKTSTLYTSLQSVATEQVNVVTVEDPVEYILPGITQTQVHERAGMTFAAGLRAILRQDPDIIMVGEIRDHETAETAVRAALTGHLVFTTLHTNDAVGAIPRLKDIGPDPGLISDALLGIIAQRLVRRVCTHCGRAYRPSEEDLKKLGIGLHEANPEEWRKGEGCVKCFQSGYLGREAIIELLNVDDPIHELIYEGGVTDLRRHLKNTDFMSFRKAATDKVILGKTTVEEVERVLPRSAMQYKLT
- a CDS encoding helix-turn-helix transcriptional regulator; the encoded protein is MPKYQDIYPSEPLIQSIGLVRPTAADLLTLEYFEAEPASMPIDKYEQHHIILNLKEEPHRVENWRDGENRDFIYHKNEIIVTPAGVSSGWRWHVKTQCIIITLDPAKFESFAQIELGILLSTQQLKDLPQFLDEDITQSGVQLLEALQCQIGSQVMFESFARIFLTKLILKYGLQTEEYNFSKSFMAQQYKQVLNYIATYYGSNILLEDMAAQAGLSASHFSRLFKQTIGQSPYQFLMHYRIEQAKKMLDNPNTLMIDIAMNCGFSDQAHFCRVFKKIANLTPKQYRQKQV
- a CDS encoding ankyrin repeat domain-containing protein, which codes for MNQHIGRGGIVDWNSLRKSLSETQRYEKIHYLAEEGNSTLVKTYLQCKGDPNVVGANGVTPLYLAAREGHFEVVRLLVENGAEVNQKVLSGSRESSAIFTAIYYKRDRIVEFLLKNGVEPDIYLAAALGDLETLKHLLADEDNINSPNTNLDKPSLGGASLLHLASCRDSLPVTEFLLEKGADIHIRDTYGDTPLHDAARRNALAVARLLIDRGAKLDAEPEKEDTPLHRACRYGHVEMIELLLDNGAERNALGWNHKTPINEAIQGNYPEAVKVLIDRGVYLGGIRYYTFYGNDNTEHSSKRPLTLARELGDREEIIELLIANGAKEFGDDILSANPSLALLVGGVIVLLAHLSMHYLSAFLCDITATPCIPPPY
- a CDS encoding XisI protein, which produces MGRLDEYRQAVLEVIAEHHKYKSSYGDLEQFIISDTQNDHYQLTSIGWNGDRRIFSSLIHIDIKGDKIWIQHDGTEIGVANQLIELGIPQKAIVLGFHDPNARKFTEFAID
- the rppB gene encoding two-component system sensor histidine kinase RppB, whose amino-acid sequence is MKSSPLFRHSRLRLAFWYALVMGAILSVSALGMYRSLVRSNWQAMEREMESIAGTLHDSLEPMLPASENPTTVLRQILPELCLVGQPCNFNPTLIERHTIGISDRSTYFLRLFNHQGQLLAFSPNQPANLSGILKDTPWQTLTSEGIRYHQFTIILHCAYPHSVGDRHNHKSSWGYLQLGRTLQPFDAEVRRIQTILAIGFPLILGIVVMSSWWLSGLAMQPIYQSYQQQQQFTANAAHELRSPLANLLATIEAMLRIPSSKPEDLTPMLHTLERQGRRLSHLITDLLLLTRLEDRVPSNSFQYCCLNDLVGDLVEEFSEVAMRADIDLIEQIPDRSIQVLGDDSQLYRLVSNLIANAIQYTPSKGQVVVSLTVKERQALIQVRDTGIGIAKEEQPRIFDRFYRVDSDRARTTGGTGLGLAIARAIAHHHQGDLTVTSQLGQGSLFTIALTLIHS